A window of Equus przewalskii isolate Varuska chromosome 18, EquPr2, whole genome shotgun sequence contains these coding sequences:
- the NXPE3 gene encoding NXPE family member 3 isoform X2 yields the protein MWINFFRLRLFCCLLAVLMVLVLVINVTQVEYLDHETVSAMFIDSSGQFVSSQVSGISRNPYCGYEHQTLSSRERMEEDSLLAALQWQVPDMGPVPFLKSTDPSSSYFVILNSAAFFKVGSQLEVLVHVQDFQRKPKKYGGDYLQARIHSPKLQAGAVGRVVDYQNGSYKVFFTLLWPGKVKVSVSLVHPSEGIRVLQHLQEEKPDRVYFKSLFRSGRISETTECNVCLPGSLPLCNFTDLYTGEPWFCFKPKKLPCSSRINHFKGGYLKGLVTAAENAFFQSGVNIKVPINSSGPDWVTVIPRRTKDLVEFNLGSPKNVGPFLAVDQKHNILLRYRCHGPPIRFTTVFSNELRYVANELNGIVGGKNTVVAIAVWSHFSTFPLEVYIRRLRNIRRAVVQLLDRSPKTVVVIRTANAQELGPEVSLFNSDWYNFQLDTILRKMFSGVGVYLVDAWEMTLAHYLPHKLHPDEVIVKNQLDMFLSFVCPLET from the exons ATGTGGATCAATTTCTTCAGACTGCGGCTTTTCTGCTGTCTGCTGGCAGTGTTGATGGTGCTGGTGTTGGTCATCAACGTCACTCAGGTAGAG TACTTGGATCATGAGACTGTTTCGGCCATGTTCATCGACAGTAGTGGGCAGTTTGTTTCCTCCCAGGTGTCAGGAATTAGCCGGAATCCTTACTGTGGCTATGAGCACCAGACTCTGTCCAGCCGGGAGCGCATGGAAGAGGACTCCTTGCTGGCCGCCTTACAGTGGCAGGTGCCTGACATGGGCCCAGTCCCATTTTTGAAGAGCACTGACCCTTCTTCCAGCTACTTTGTCATCTTGAACTCTGCAGCCTTCTTCAAGGTGGGAAGCCAGCTAGAGGTGCTGGTTCATGTACAGGATTTTCAGAGAAAGCCCAAGAAGTATGGTGGAGACTACCTGCAGGCCAGAATCCACTCTCCTAAGCTGCAGGCAGGTGCTGTGGGCAGAGTGGTAGACTACCAGAATGGGTCTTACAAGGTCTTTTTCACATTGCTCTGGCCAGGCAAAGTTAAAGTGTCTGTATCTCTGGTCCACCCCAGTGAAGGGATCAGAGTTCTTCAGCACCTGCAGGAAGAGAAGCCAGACAGGGTCTATTTCAAGAGTCTCTTCCGTTCAGGAAGAATTTCTGAGACTACTGAATGCAACGTGTGTCTTCCTGGGAGCCTGCCCCTGTGTAACTTCACAGATCTCTACACTGGAGAACCCTGGTTCTGCTTCAAGCCGAAGAAGCTGCCTTGCAGCAGCAGGATTAACCATTTCAAAGGCGGGTACCTGAAGGGCCTTGTCACCGCTGCCGAGAATGCCTTCTTCCAGAG TGGTGTCAATATCAAAGTGCCGATCAACTCCAGTGGACCTGACTGGGTGACCGTGATTCCCAGGAGGACGAAAG ATTTGGTGGAGTTTAACTTGGGTAGTCCCAAGAACGTGGGGCCCTTCCTTGCAGTGGACCAGAAGCACAACATCCTGCTCAGATACCGCTGCCACGGTCCCCCCATCCGCTTCACTACCGTCTTTAGCAATGAGCTCCGTTATGTGGCAAATGAGCTGAATGGCATCGTGGGAGGGAAGAACACGGTGGTGGCCATAGCTGTATGGTCTCATTTCAGCACCTTCCCCTTGGAAGTGTATATCCGGCGGCTCAGGAACATCCGTCGAGCAGTGGTCCAGCTCCTGGATCGAAGCCCTAAGACTGTGGTAGTCATCCGGACAGCCAACGCCCAAGAGCTGGGGCCTGAGGTGAGCCTTTTCAACAGCGACTGGTACAACTTTCAGCTGGATACCATCCTTCGGAAGATGTTCTCAGGGGTTGGAGTATATCTTGTTGATGCCTGGGAGATGACCCTGGCCCATTATCTACCCCACAAGCTACATCCAGATGAAGTTATTGTGAAGAACCAACTGGACATGTTCTTGTCCTTTGTGTGCCCCTTGGAGACCTAG
- the NXPE3 gene encoding NXPE family member 3 isoform X1, translated as MWINFFRLRLFCCLLAVLMVLVLVINVTQVEYLDHETVSAMFIDSSGQFVSSQVSGISRNPYCGYEHQTLSSRERMEEDSLLAALQWQVPDMGPVPFLKSTDPSSSYFVILNSAAFFKVGSQLEVLVHVQDFQRKPKKYGGDYLQARIHSPKLQAGAVGRVVDYQNGSYKVFFTLLWPGKVKVSVSLVHPSEGIRVLQHLQEEKPDRVYFKSLFRSGRISETTECNVCLPGSLPLCNFTDLYTGEPWFCFKPKKLPCSSRINHFKGGYLKGLVTAAENAFFQSGVNIKVPINSSGPDWVTVIPRRTKETNNLELSQGSGTFPSGYYYKDQWMPRKFKMRQFNDPDNITECLQRKVVYLFGDSTIRQWFEYLTTFVPDLVEFNLGSPKNVGPFLAVDQKHNILLRYRCHGPPIRFTTVFSNELRYVANELNGIVGGKNTVVAIAVWSHFSTFPLEVYIRRLRNIRRAVVQLLDRSPKTVVVIRTANAQELGPEVSLFNSDWYNFQLDTILRKMFSGVGVYLVDAWEMTLAHYLPHKLHPDEVIVKNQLDMFLSFVCPLET; from the exons ATGTGGATCAATTTCTTCAGACTGCGGCTTTTCTGCTGTCTGCTGGCAGTGTTGATGGTGCTGGTGTTGGTCATCAACGTCACTCAGGTAGAG TACTTGGATCATGAGACTGTTTCGGCCATGTTCATCGACAGTAGTGGGCAGTTTGTTTCCTCCCAGGTGTCAGGAATTAGCCGGAATCCTTACTGTGGCTATGAGCACCAGACTCTGTCCAGCCGGGAGCGCATGGAAGAGGACTCCTTGCTGGCCGCCTTACAGTGGCAGGTGCCTGACATGGGCCCAGTCCCATTTTTGAAGAGCACTGACCCTTCTTCCAGCTACTTTGTCATCTTGAACTCTGCAGCCTTCTTCAAGGTGGGAAGCCAGCTAGAGGTGCTGGTTCATGTACAGGATTTTCAGAGAAAGCCCAAGAAGTATGGTGGAGACTACCTGCAGGCCAGAATCCACTCTCCTAAGCTGCAGGCAGGTGCTGTGGGCAGAGTGGTAGACTACCAGAATGGGTCTTACAAGGTCTTTTTCACATTGCTCTGGCCAGGCAAAGTTAAAGTGTCTGTATCTCTGGTCCACCCCAGTGAAGGGATCAGAGTTCTTCAGCACCTGCAGGAAGAGAAGCCAGACAGGGTCTATTTCAAGAGTCTCTTCCGTTCAGGAAGAATTTCTGAGACTACTGAATGCAACGTGTGTCTTCCTGGGAGCCTGCCCCTGTGTAACTTCACAGATCTCTACACTGGAGAACCCTGGTTCTGCTTCAAGCCGAAGAAGCTGCCTTGCAGCAGCAGGATTAACCATTTCAAAGGCGGGTACCTGAAGGGCCTTGTCACCGCTGCCGAGAATGCCTTCTTCCAGAG TGGTGTCAATATCAAAGTGCCGATCAACTCCAGTGGACCTGACTGGGTGACCGTGATTCCCAGGAGGACGAAAG aaactaACAACCTCGAACTATCTCAAGGCTCAGGAACTTTTCCTTCTGGGTATTATTACAAAGATCAGTGGATGCCCAGAAAGTTTAAGATGCGCCAGTTTAATGACCCTGACAACATTACAGAATGCTTACAGAGAAAAGTGGTGTATTTATTTGGTGACTCGACAATCAGGCAGTGGTTTGAATACCTTACTACGTTTGTTCCAG ATTTGGTGGAGTTTAACTTGGGTAGTCCCAAGAACGTGGGGCCCTTCCTTGCAGTGGACCAGAAGCACAACATCCTGCTCAGATACCGCTGCCACGGTCCCCCCATCCGCTTCACTACCGTCTTTAGCAATGAGCTCCGTTATGTGGCAAATGAGCTGAATGGCATCGTGGGAGGGAAGAACACGGTGGTGGCCATAGCTGTATGGTCTCATTTCAGCACCTTCCCCTTGGAAGTGTATATCCGGCGGCTCAGGAACATCCGTCGAGCAGTGGTCCAGCTCCTGGATCGAAGCCCTAAGACTGTGGTAGTCATCCGGACAGCCAACGCCCAAGAGCTGGGGCCTGAGGTGAGCCTTTTCAACAGCGACTGGTACAACTTTCAGCTGGATACCATCCTTCGGAAGATGTTCTCAGGGGTTGGAGTATATCTTGTTGATGCCTGGGAGATGACCCTGGCCCATTATCTACCCCACAAGCTACATCCAGATGAAGTTATTGTGAAGAACCAACTGGACATGTTCTTGTCCTTTGTGTGCCCCTTGGAGACCTAG